TAGACCAATGCCGAGTAAACGCACATATATGCGATAGCTGGATCTTTGACTGCGATTTCAATTGGCTTAATCAATGCGTCGATCAATATGACCTTGAAGTCAAGCCGTTTGGTTTCGGCAGGGGCCAAAACTGCTGGATGGAAACGACGAAGGCGTTGGGCTCGACGATGCAAAATGGTTTCATGCGACGTCTCGGGCAGTAGGCAGACGATAACGAGGAGTAACGGTGCGCCCATTAGAACAATCTCCCACAGAGGCCAGCGCCAGTCGGAGGTCACCGCATAGGCTGCCAGTAAAGGTCCCAAGGCTGGACCACAATAAAACCCAGTAACCCAAGATATGAATCCATAGGGGGCGTCGATTAACGAGAACAAATCCTGGATAGAGGCACCTCCGCTGGCCAGGCTCGGACTACCAAAGAAGCCCTGAAGAAAACGTAGTACGACGATGGCCGGAAAGTTATCTATGACTGAGAGGATAATAGACACGATCACAAACAGTATAAAGGATAATACGTAAGGAGGATTTCGACCGATACGAGCAATTTCACTCAATGGCGAGAAGATCAAAGGGCCGACACCGTCTGTTTTGAATTAATACCTTGACATAAGGTGGACCCGAAGTTAGTAGGGGTAAAAGCTCACATCCGACAACATAGATAGCCAAGGTTAGTTGAACAACCTCCAAAGACACGCCATACCGATGCATCATGAACTCATAACTGGGAATGAAAATAGACGATCCGCAATAGACGATGAATGTGTAAACACTAGTATCGGTCAGCAGATGTTCGATTTCAAGAATGTATTGCACTTACGAAATGAGAATTATAACCCATGCTTTGCGTCCCAAAGACCAATTTAAGGGGTTTTCTGGATCATCAGGCGTATACCAATCGATGATCAAGCTCTTATCGGTTTTGGTCGCAGCGGACAGCTTCTCCGCATATCGAAACGTTTCTTGACCACTCTCAAGGTCCCTATGGGAATGTCCGTCCAAGCATGAAGCACATTTAAGCTGGCGGATGTCGAATGTTGGATCATCTTCAGGATAGCTCAACCAGCGAGAACCAAGTAGAAGACGAATGGTATCACCTAAGATGGTTCCCTGTATCCAGCTTTTCATAGCGGCGAACGAGTGCGATGTCTATCTTAGCCCGTCtggggaggaaggaaagaagaaaagcaaaaaaaagtTGAGTGTCTATGTTTTTAGCTGTTTATGCTCTGAGCTGGAGAACCAAGATTCATTTCTCTAAGCATGTAATCAGGAAGCGGTGCATGCGGTTTGATGTATGAACAATGCTCATCTTGATCGGTTCCCTTTTTGCAGACAAATACGTCTCGCAAGCCACATTTGCGTCTCCAATGATCATCAGACACATCACCGTAGCCGAATGAAAGGCGACCTCGTGGAGCTGATTTACTTAACAGAATGACTCTAACAAACACGAGTTGAGAGTCATACCGGGGATCTGTCAGTGTGGATGCATAACCTTCCGCCAAATAACAGGTATCAGCCTGTTAACGAGCACTGGGACCGGGAAACATTGTTTCGGCAGCCAGTATACGCAGTCAGCAATCCTCGCAAAGATAAATCTATCTCCAAGACGAGGTCGAATCAGAACCAGCGCCAGATGATGGTTCTCCACCCCCAACAACCTTATTGCACTCTCCCTACGTACTGACTCACTATCATAGATGCCACTATTGGTGATAGACATTGGGCCTACCTCTCCATATCGAGTGCTCTCACCATCTCGCTCATCCTCCTGAAACTTCACATTCTTTTCATCAATAAAGCAACACCTACTCAGTATGTCACATTTGACCTACCATAATTTCGAGGGAAGCGCAACCAAGAGAAATACAAATACAGTCAAGCCGTACGCACCGGTGACCGCATCGAATGTACCGGGCAAGGTAACCCACATGCTCCTATTAACCACCTGCCAAATAAAACATCGCTGAAGAGCAAACATAGGAGGATGGAATCCTGTGACGGGCGAGATCCACCCTGATGTCATCACACAGATCGATCAGGCTTTTGCCAATGTGGACATGAATCTCAAGCATGCCGGAGGAAAAGGCTGGGAGCAGGTCTTCCGGGTTGATTCTTACCATATTCCTCTCGATGATGAGGCCCTGGAAGCTATGGTCCGCAATCTCAAGGAGTACATGCCTAATCATGAGCCCATCTGGACTGTGCTCGGGGTATCGCGCTTGGCAGAGGATGATATGCGTGTTGAGATTGAGGTTGTGGCACATGATCCGAAATAGTTTAATACtgttattattctatttatctttCTATCTATGCACTTAGAGACTATGGTTTCTGGGGATTAGTGGTGTAGGCATA
The sequence above is a segment of the Aspergillus flavus chromosome 4, complete sequence genome. Coding sequences within it:
- a CDS encoding putative benomyl/methotrexate resistance protein, which gives rise to MKSWIQGTILGDTIRLLLGSRWLSYPEDDPTFDIRQLKCASCLDGHSHRDLESGQETFRYAEKLSAATKTDKSLIIDWYTPDDPENPLNWSLGRKAWVIILISVYTFIVYCGSSIFIPSYEFMMHRYGVSLEVVQLTLAIYVVGYGVGPLIFSPLSEIARIGRNPPYVLSFILFVIVSIILSVIDNFPAIVVLRFLQGFFGSPSLASGGASIQDLFSLIDAPYGFISWVTGFYCGPALGPLLAAYAVTSDWRWPLWEIVLMGAPLLLVIVCLLPETSHETILHRRAQRLRRFHPAVLAPAETKRLDFKVILIDALIKPIEIAVKDPAIAYMCVYSALVYAIYYSFFEAFPITYGGIYQMPQTMLSLIYLSLIVGCALAAVLYAAYLKYIFIPRCHNGNPSQEDRLIPALAAVWLLTAGLFMFAWAARRSVHWIVPTIGIAIYSGSSFVVFQAIIVYVPLSYPRYVASLYAANDFIRSIIAAGFVMFARYMYLDLGIGKGVTVLAGLSVGGIFGMIFIYLYGARLRARSKFAVGD
- a CDS encoding L-PSP endoribonuclease family protein; this encodes MSHLTYHNFEGSATKRNTNTVKPYAPVTASNVPGKIDQAFANVDMNLKHAGGKGWEQVFRVDSYHIPLDDEALEAMVRNLKEYMPNHEPIWTVLGVSRLAEDDMRVEIEVVAHDPK